Genomic window (Capsicum annuum cultivar UCD-10X-F1 chromosome 10, UCD10Xv1.1, whole genome shotgun sequence):
TTGCAGctacttcaaccataattttactaaatattgctcctaattaattatgatgagtcatctaagtattaaaaaattaataatatttaataaaatgataaaatcgataaatgataaattaactcttgatgttttaaattaagttggcgtccttcaaccttgattttactatatcactcctaattaattattgtaggtcatttatgtattaaaaaataataatatttaattaaaaaatagacatttatgacatgtctatttcaactgcttcaattgtaattttactaacTAGCGTTCTTAAttaatcatctaagtattaaaaaattaatgatatttaataaaaaagataaaatagacataaaatgataagaaGATAGCAGATCGACATGCTTGTTTGTGTTGCCTACTTAGATACTTCCTTTTATATTGgtttattttactttcaattttaatctattatattttgagaattacataaaagtattataaatcataataattaacaatttaaagtaattaaaaagacatataaaaaaatttggttgactctctaaattttattactctCACGTAAATTGGAACAGAAGAAAAACtactacaaatcacaataattaataatttaaagtattttaaaaatatgtaaaaaaatttagttaactctcaaaaattatatcaataccacataaattgagacagagggtataacatatatcatttaaaaattatataaaaggtattataaatcacaatagttaatcttgaaaatatttttcgcACTGCCACCTCAAGTCTAACTGTTGTTATATTTGgatatctagatctgataatattGTGCACTCATCTATAAGAATTTCTTAACTTAGTAGTGGTTCAAAACATTTCAATATCTGTATTTATAAGTGTTTTGCCTTTGAGAAGATGATTCAAGACTTTGTTGTTAATTGAAATATCTTTTGTTCCTGAAATAATCATATGAATATTAGTTctacatcttttctatattttgtaacaggtctcaatcttatcatcaaacaattaaaGTAGCCCGACTACACGACATATCACATTTTCCTATCATGTGaaaaaactatcttataaaaCTTGACTCATTAGCGAGTAccgtcaaatagttattatttaaaaaattattattttaaatcactgtacatttatatttgtatctcatcaatatcgAATTTTGGTGCTAAAAAATATCTATAGTATTggaaattaatattttaagatgtaaTTTTTactctttgaaaaaaaattataacttatactatttttcatttgatttttgaatatcaaaattttaattttaaaatattaaattaatcttatttaatctaactttttttaaaaaaaataaattttctccaaAAATGAAACATGACAACTAAAAAAAAACGGAGAAAGTAAACCAATAGATCGCTTTTTTcaatcaaagatatcaaattCACGATAAAATTAAAAGCGGAACTATAAGTATCATCACTAGTTTACTGCAAAAAATTTAATGGGACAAACACAATTATAAacgcaaataaaaaataaataaagcagTCGATCATAATAATATCATATGTAGCAACCAATGAGAAAGCAAAATCTGGAGCAAGATGACCTCAAGCACCTCTATTTCCCTCTAGTAtaattatactttttttattatttttttatcttaatttacgtatcatatttgtttttattaatctattttaaaaagaatttcatCTTTTTACAGCTAAAAATAGATTTAACTTTTAAAGAtttcttttatcctttttaaaagagaaaagacatctcgTCCAAAATTACTTTAccacttaaactaaacttctgtttatttaccccttaaactaaatttcaatttatttacccccttaacatctttaaaatgtATTAATTCCATCCTTCAAAACTGAATATCACTTTCACACCgaagagtgtgttacactcgcccaCACATCAGCGTCACATCAATGCCACACAAGCAAAATATTTTTGACCTACCTCTAACTTCCTTCACTTCCACTTTTCCACCAATCCTCTCCAAATCAGCACCTTTGCTGACAACTTTGGGCAACAACCACCGCCGTCACCACCATGACAACTGCCACCATCAAAATTACACTaaagaattttataaaaattcttgaaaaagggtaaaatatgtattaaaatgtaaaaattatgtaaatttaaGTACAACCCAATTCAAGAAACActaaaaagattgaatttttgtaaaaaaaaattgatgaacaagaacaataacaacaatctttaTTTTGTCTATTGACACAAAATCGACCCCCACATCCCTTGATTTCACCCGTGAACACCAGAAACAATATTCAAAATATTCCGTCCATCACCGAAATTTACTGTTCCGGTGAACCATGCTGCAAgcttttcaatgaattttttttctttatcaaatgaaaaattaactTGAGCAAATTCAACAATGGactaaatacaagtacatgatcacaaaaacatatcaatacacaaaatctcaaattcaaattcattcacattaaccaaaatccaaaatctcaaattttcaATCTTCTACTCAAAATATCTACAGAAATGACATAAACTgtcccaaatttagaaatgacatAGATGatattcgcatgacatgaaattCTTGGTCAAAAaccaaacttgttcatcaatcttgAAACCCTTTTGATTgtcgaaaaataaaatttttaatcaatTATGACTTGATAGGAAGGAGATTACGAAGAAACGGGATGGAGGTATAAAGAAGATTAAGAAATGGAGtgatggggtggggtggggtggggtgggaacGGGGAAGGGGagtgatgaaaaagatgaaaatgtcTTCACGAAGAAGACATGtcctttcttgattttcttttaattttagtaataAAGTGAtcctttttaaataataatagtaataaagtggccttttaaaaaaaaaattcactttttgtTTTTGCCAAGTCAATCATAAAGGTAAATTTAATttacttgaaaattattaaaaaaaataaataaataaaaattaagtttaaacGCTAAAgtaaatttgaaagataaactcagggaaaagatgttttttttctctttttaaaacaATAATCTGTAGCCATCGAAATATCAAAAGTTCTCCTCCACATCAACTCAAATGTATCTTAGTTAAACTAAGACAGAAGAGCAATTGTGTCAACTCGTCACTTGTCATCTAGtgagaaatgaaaataattctGAAAAGACAATTGTAGGTTTTTAATTTGTCGGATCACATTTGCAGCTGAGAAAATTGACCACCATGTTTTGTAATTcccttaattttaaattatttgatatatttattagaaattttattttaatataattgatatatttaaaaaatttaaaaataaataattatttatttttaattatacttataataattaaagaagattcttcaaatacagattaaataaaattatattaattaatttatatttcttattaatttctCTTTAAGAGTGGCATAAAAATCAAATATGTTAATGTTAATTAATATGCTGAGAAGAAGGGAGTACTTGTCCAATTCTTCGGATTCCAATCAAGCTATTTCGCTCAAATTTATTTCTACCATATTACGTCCACATTGTGCCAATCTGATTCATCACCACAAAATACTTTTATCATCTTTCCTATAAAATGGAGACAGGGGTCCCTACATTCTACAAAAATATCAACCTATTTTAAACACAATATATACCCTATAAAACCTAAGTTCACTTCACTTTAATATAGAAATGAGCCAAAGTAGTCACCAAAAGCCTCATGCTCTATTATTTGCTTACCCTCTCCAAGGTCATGTAATTCCTTTTGTTAACCTAGCTATCAAACTTGCATCCAATGGTTTCATAATCACCTTCATAAACACTCAGTCAATTCACCAACAAATTTCAAAAGCCGGTCGGCTAAACATTAATGACGTCGAGGGACACGATCTCTTCTCAGGTGCGCAAAAATTAGGTCTTGATATTCGAGACGTGACCATTTACGATGGTTTTTCTGTAGATTTTGATCGATCGCTTTACCATGACGTATACTTTGAAACTATCATGAATGATTTTGGTTTCCATGTTGATGAGCTTGTTGGAAAATTGGTCCTCTCAAATCCATCACCAAATATATTGATTGCTGATACTTTTTATGTATGGtcatcaaccatatctaagaagTATAATCTAGTTAATGTGTCGTTTTGGACGGAACCAGCTCTTGTTTTTAGTGTGTATTATCATTTGGACCTTCTGAGACAAAATGGACACTACGATTGCATTGGTAAGTACTTAATTTCCACTTAATTATGGCCATATTCTGCTAGCTAGCTATTCCCTAATTTGATACGTAACAAAGATTTCAGGAACACTCGattgaaaatatttaagccacatttatttttattaagattaaaaaaGTCTGAATGTGAACACATatttaatacttcctccgtttcaaattATTCGTcctaaattgagatgacacattgattaaaaaataattaataacatggttagtttattatagtatttctattaaataatgtttacattttaatttgaacaaaaaataattaatgcaaagtgtaaaatatgaagaaaaaaataaaaaaaaaataagtaaaatgagaaatcaaaatagaaaattggagaCGGAGGAAGTAATTAAGATGTGTATTAGGATCTAGACGTTTGAAtttaaatacacatttgaatatTTAGCTATGAATACTAAATAACCaagacaatttattttttaatatttgaatatatatagaatctatccataaaattttataaaatgtcAAATTAATCTAATACCAtaccaataaaatattttcataaaatatatggCGATTGATGATGTTAATAACTAGCGGTGGTGGTTTTAGGTGTACATTGGGGATGATGTTAGCCAATGGTTGGATGATAGTGACACTACAAATAATAGGTCGAAAACTGACAAAcaaccttgattttttttttttggcctaAAATTGACCCAAAATCGATGGAACTTGACTCGTTGAAAAATAGTGGATTGATTTAAGATAACCGAAGGACTCCGTCCGTCTCCTTCGATTAAAACTGAGGAATGTCCGTTGGATTccttaaatcaaaaatcaatataaTCGATATTAATAACTGGTGGTTAATTGATTAATCGATATAATAGGTTAAATcgatataaataacataaaaatactttacattatctatatttatataagATAAATCCTTTTCTTAAGGGGTGGTTTGATTACTGGTAATTAAGAGGTGGTTTATTCTATATTAAATCCCGTGTAATTTGTAACATATTTGGGTTTTTCTTCTCTATATGAAATTCAACATATCAAACATCCATGCTTGATTAGCAAATTAAAATCCCGCATAACTAATACAAACTTGagaaaatatatgaataattttgtgcaagataaaagatgaataactaaatatttgaataaaaaattcatGTATAACTAAATTTTACATAACTAATATTTACATCAATATtctttcagttattagtatttgcATATAACTCTTACCAAGAAGCAAACCAACCCTAAATGCATTAAACACATGATTAACCAGGACTGCCGGTgatatttatccctttttttaaGGCTTATATTTCTAATACATTCTTGTGAATAGTAATTAAATTTTCATGTATTGCTAGATAATAAACCCAAGGACATCATAGATTACATACCAGGAGTGAAGGCCATAAAACCAACAGATTTACCTTCCTATATTCAGTCAAATGATACAAATATGGTGGTGAACCGATTAATCAACAGGGCATTCATAGAGGTGAAAAATGCAGAAATCATCATTTGTAACACTGTCCAGGAACTCGAACCCGAAATCATTGCAGCATTACAACAGAATCAGCCTGTTTATGCTATTGGACCAATTTTATCCCCTGGCTTCATCAACACTTCAGTGTCCACGAGTCTGTGGTCCGAGTCCGATTGCACCGATTGGCTAGACGCTAGGCCTCATGGTTCAGTCTTGTATGTCTCGTTCGGGAGCTATGCTCATACTAGTAAGGAAACAATAGCAGAAATTGCACATGGCCTAATGGTCAGTGAAGTGAATTTCATTTGGGTACTTCGTCCTGATATTGTTAGCTCGGAAGAAGCTGATTTTTTACCCATTGGTTACGAAGATCTTATTAAGGATCGAGGATTAATCGTGTCATGGTGTTGCCAAACTGCAGTAATTTCTCATCCGGCTGTCGGAGCATTCTTGACCCATTGTGGTTGGAACTCAATCTTGGAAAGCATATGGTGTTCTGTTCCATTCATTTGTTTTCCCTTGCTGACCGATCAATTCACAAATCGAAAATTAGTAGTCGATGATTGGAAAATCGGGATtaatctttttgataagggtttgaTTTCGAGGGATGAAGTGgcagaaaaagtaaaatttctgATGAGAGGTAAAGAAGCAGAACAAATGAAGCAACagatgaagaaaatcaagaacgAATTAGAGGATGCAGTGGCAATAAATGGATCATCCCAAGTGAATTTGACAAAGTTTATGGATGATTTGACgtccaaaattcaaaagaaagaTGTGTTAGCCGTAGAATTAAAGCAATCAAACCATATTGCAAAATAATCATGTTGTAGCCCCTTAAAAATAAGTGTTTCCGATATGGAATGATATTGTTCGTTACTTCAATATGAAAATTTAAGTTGTATGTACTGACGattctaaaaaatatttgtataattagGTTAATTATTCGGACATTACTGATCATTATGAGTACCGAAAAAGGATTGGGGGTTTGGACCACaagtgataaaagagttttaaaatgaggtataaGTGATACAAGttttaattattaggtggaggtgataattactttattatggattaagaaagttgggaaagtttaaaaataactcacaagtttttaaatttatactttgattcatatgttagcctatataatgaaaaacggaggaaaaaaagacatctttctctctcttctcaccctttgttgatttctctctcgtagtaatttttgttgttcattgttgctgctgcttcattcatcatcttctgcttcattttcatcatcttctacttcattatcatcatcttcatcttgtttttgttgaccatttgttgttgttaccgctactgttgctatttgaccaatttcttacgtcaaattttgtttctaacttctcttttcactttggcattacttcataggagacattgataagtcaaattatgatttttagttgaatttgtcatctgggtaactgctattgtgttattgtttttcaacaatggatagaacccaatcatgaatccaacataaaattcatctgtttaaacagataaatcatctgttgcgacagatg
Coding sequences:
- the LOC107854294 gene encoding UDP-glycosyltransferase 86A1, with the protein product MSQSSHQKPHALLFAYPLQGHVIPFVNLAIKLASNGFIITFINTQSIHQQISKAGRLNINDVEGHDLFSGAQKLGLDIRDVTIYDGFSVDFDRSLYHDVYFETIMNDFGFHVDELVGKLVLSNPSPNILIADTFYVWSSTISKKYNLVNVSFWTEPALVFSVYYHLDLLRQNGHYDCIDNKPKDIIDYIPGVKAIKPTDLPSYIQSNDTNMVVNRLINRAFIEVKNAEIIICNTVQELEPEIIAALQQNQPVYAIGPILSPGFINTSVSTSLWSESDCTDWLDARPHGSVLYVSFGSYAHTSKETIAEIAHGLMVSEVNFIWVLRPDIVSSEEADFLPIGYEDLIKDRGLIVSWCCQTAVISHPAVGAFLTHCGWNSILESIWCSVPFICFPLLTDQFTNRKLVVDDWKIGINLFDKGLISRDEVAEKVKFLMRGKEAEQMKQQMKKIKNELEDAVAINGSSQVNLTKFMDDLTSKIQKKDVLAVELKQSNHIAK